ACAGGTAGTGATAACATGCCTGCGGATTATGGAAGTACCATTAATGATATCAATCCTGAAGATATTGAAAGTGTAACCGTGTTAAAGGGACCTGGTGCTGCTGCTCTTTACGGACAGAGGGGCGCAAATGGTGCTGTAATTATTACCACAAAATCTGGAAGTTCTAAAAGAACTAAAAATAGTGTAAACATTAAATTTACTTCAAATGGTTCATTTGAGGAAGTTAACCGTTGGCCAGATTTACAATACGAATATGGACAAGGATTAGATGGGGCTGCTTACTATTCTTATGGGGCAAGTGCTGATGGTGCAAGCACAAGTGGAACAAGTTCTGCTTATGGCCCAAGGTTTGATGGGCAATCTTTTTTTCAATATGACGGAACAAGGCAAGGTGTTGGATTGACAAGGACACCATGGGTTCCTTTCAAAAATCAGATTAGAGATTTTTTTGATACTGGTTATAACATCACTAATTCGCTAAGTTTAGATGGTAAAATCGGTAAAACAAATGGTCGTATCTCTATAACCAATCAAGATAATACTTGGATTGTACCTAAATCAGGTATGGAGCGTACTTCCGTATCTTTATCTACCACAACTAAAGCTACTGAAGATTTAACCTTTACCACCAAGTTAACCTATAATAACAGATTTAGTGATAATCTTCCTGGCAACGGATATGGTAACCAATCTATCATGTATTGGTTCATTTTTTGGCAACCAAATGCAGATTTAAATGCCATTAAAAATTATTGGGTAAATGGCCAGGAAAATAGGGCGATTAAATATCCATATAGCTCATTCCCAGAAAATCCATACGCTATTGTAAATGAATTCATCAATAGAACAAATAGAGATAACTATACTGGGAACATAGCTGCAACTTATAATTTCTCTAAAAAATTAAGTTTAAGGGTTAGTGCTTCTTTGGACTTGACTAAGGAAAAACGTGCACAAGAGCGTCCTTATGATGCAGGTACAAGGTTGCCGCAAGGTTCTTATCGTACCCAAGATTTGCTTACATATGAGGCAAGTGGCGATTTCTTGCTAAGATATAATACTACAGTTGGTAGAGACCTTAAATTAACAGCGAGTGTTGGTGGGCAACAATTAAGAAATAAATATACTAAAAGAGACCTAAGAGCTGATGGATTAAGAATTCCTAACATCTATAGATTGGATAATAATCTTTACCCATTAATTTCTATTCCAGATACTGCATTATATAGGTTCAATAGCTTGTTGGCTATTGCCAATTTAGAATACAAGGACTATTTATTTTTAGAGTTAAGTATTCGTAAAGATTATAACAGTGCATTGGCTACACCAACAAGAACAGATAATGTTGGTTTTTCTTATCCAGCTGCTAGTTTAGCGTTCAGTGCTTCAGATTATTGGAAACTTCCTAAAGCTATTAGTTCTGCCAAGCTTAGATTCTCTGCTTCACAAGTAGGTAGTGGTGGTACAACCCCTTATAGAACAGCTTATAATTATCAATTAGCTGCAAATGGCATTTATCCTGACAGTGCTTTAACTAATCCAGGGCTTTTACCAAACGTTAATTTGAAACCACTAAAAACCACGACCTTTGAATTCGGTGCTGAAATGAGCATGTTAAAAGGTAGATTAGGGTTTGATGTAGCTTATTATTTAGGACATACCAACAATCAAATCTTAACCCGTATTGTAGATAGATCTTCTGGTTTTAACAGCGCTATCGTTAATGCAGGTCAAATCAATAACTCCGGAGTGGAAGTTGCCATAAATGGAACACCAATATCTGCTAAAAAGAAAGGTGGATTTAATTGGAATAGTAATATCACTTTTGCTACAAACAAGAATAAAATTATTAGTTTGCCAGATAGTTCGATTATTATTGGAACTGGACCAATAGCAGGTGGGCAAATTGTTGCTAAAGTTGGTGGAAGTATGGGCGATTTATATGGAAGAGGATATGTTCGTTCACCAGATGGTCAGGTTGTGTATGATGCAACTACCGGTTTTGCTAAAATTACTGATGATGTAATTTATTTGGGTAACACTACTGCAAAATATAAATTTGGTTTCCAAAATACCTTTAGTTTAGGAAACGTGAGCTTAGGCTTATTGTTCGATGCTCAATTAGGAGGAGTAGCTCATTCACTTTTAAACTACAAAATGGTTGAACAAGGGAAACTACAAGTAACCGTTCCTGGTAGATACAATGGTATTGTGGGTAATGGTGTAATTAGAAATGCTGATGGTTCTTACCGTAAGAATGATGTAATTACATTTGATATTGATGAATACTATCGCTCTCATATGGGTGCTGATAATGCTGAAGGTAGTACTTTTAAAACTGATTTCATCAAATGGAGAGAAGCTACTTTGAATTGGAAAATCACAAATAGATGGATTAAAAATACAGGCTTGTCATCTGTAACAATAGGTGTTTATGGACGTAACCTTTTCATCTGGTCTCCATGGCCAATGTTTGATCCAGAGTTTGGAACATTGAATGGTTCTGATATTTCTAAAGGTTTTGAGATTGGTCAACTGCCGTCTACAAGAACGTTTGGATTTAATTTATCAATAGGTATTTAATTTTTTTAAGAATGAAAAAGATAATATATAAAGTAATGAGTGTAATGGTGGTTGGTATCACTTTGCTTTCATCTTGTGACAAGGGATTTGAAGAAGTAAATACAGATCCCATTAACATTAGAGAGACTACAGCTAATAAACTCTTGGCTCCAGCGCTTGTAAATTCACTTGCAGCTGGAATGCTCAGAAACCGTAACTTTAATAATGAATTAATGCAAGTTACCGTGTCTATAAGTGATGGAGATGCAACGGTATTTAGGTATGAATATAGAAGGTCAATTGCAGATTACTTATGGAATTCATGGTATGTTCAGCTTACTAATTTTAAAGATATGTACAAGCTAGCAGGTGAGCCAGATCAAGCTAATAAATCATATCAAGGAATTTCACTGATTTGCCAAGCTTGGTTATATTCAAATTTAACTGATACTTATGGTGATGTACCATACCTTCAATCTGCTCAGGGTAAAGAAGGAATTTTAGAACCTGCATTTGATAGACAAAAAGATATATATAACGATATCTATAAAAAGTTAGAAGAAGCTAATACCTTACTAACCGCTGGCACAGCTATTACAACGGCAAGCGATCCTGTTTTTGCTGGCAACGTGGCGAGATGGAGAAAATTAGGTAATTCACTATATTTAAGATTGTTGTTAAGAACTTCTGGAAAATCTGAAGTTTCTGCTGTTAACATTGCAAAAATTAAGCAAATAGTTGAAAACCCTACAACTTATCCTATCATGACTAGTAATGCTGAGTCTGGTGTATTAAAATGGTCTGGTGAAATTGGAACGGGAGCGTATGTTTCTCCTTTTGTAAACAACGTGAGAGCACAAGATTTTAGAGCACCTGCAATTGGAAGTTTCTTTATAGATCATTTAAGAGATTGGCAAGATCCACGAATTGATATATCTGCCTCAAGCGGTTATCCAGCAACTGGCCAAATTAACAGATTTGGTATTGCTCAAGGATCATCTGGTTTTGTGGGTGTGCCGAGCGGTTATGCTGTTGGAGCGGGTGTAACAGTACAGTCTTATTTCTATGCAACGGACAATACAGTATCAAGTGTTGCAATTGGAGCTAGATCTTTACAACAATCTCCATTAACAGGGATTATAATGAACTACGCAGAATTACAATTCATTTTAGCTGAGGCTGCATTAAAGGGGTGGATTACTACAGGGACTGCCGAATCATATTATAATACAGGAATAGCAAGTTCAATAAATTATTGGGTGCCTTCATTCCCAGCTTCAGCAACTGATGCAAAAGTAATTAGTTATATCAATAATGCTGATATTGACTGGAATCCCGCACTATCAGTTGATGGTAAAATGGAACAAATTCACTTGCAAAAATATTATGCATTATTTTTGGTAGATATGCAGCAATGGTTTGAATATCGTAGAACTGGTCACCCTGTTTTACCTAAAGGCCCTGGTTTAAGAAATGGTGGGGTAATGCCTGCGAGGATGACATATCCTGTATATGTTGAATCGGCTAATCCAACAAACTATAAGGCAGCAGTTGCTGCGCAAGGTGCAGATGAGATTTTTACTAATGTTTGGTGGCAAAAACCTTAATCATATTAGATTTATAAAATTATTACGATGAAAAAAATAATATTAAATAGCCTCATTTTACTTTCGATCGCTTTAGCGTGGTCTGGATGTAAAGATGATAATTATGGAAATTATCCAGGCGGAAATGTGAGCTCGTTTATTCCGATGTTTGATTTAAGAAATCTATATAAAGGATCAGATGTAAGCTTAACTAATCCAGTTATGTTTGGTTCTGATAGCATCAGAGGGATTGTTGTTTCAGATCACACCTCAGGTAACTTGCCCTCAGGACTATTAATCGTTCAAGATAGACTTCGTTTAGGTCAATTGAGAGGGATAGCAATTCCTGTTGGTACAGAAGCCGCTAAGTATGTGTCTGGAGATTCAGTACATGTTAAAATTGCAGGTGGTTTATTAAAAAGAGTAGATGGAATTTTACAAGTTTTAAATATTTCTGCTGGAGATGTTAAAAAGAAAGGTTCAAATAGACCGATTGCTGCAAATCGTGTGCCTAGTAGTTTTATCTTGACAGATCCAGGTAAGTATGAAAGCACATTGGTTTCCATTGTTAAAGGAACTTATAATCCTCCATTGGCTCCAACCGATGTATTGTCTGGAGATAAGACTTTAAATGATGGTTTTGAAAATATCACACTTCATACAGAGGCAAGTGCAACTTTTGCTAATGTGAAACCACCTTTCTCTGGGAATTATACAGGTATAGTTATGCTCAAATCATCAACTGATGGAAAATTAGTTCCTCAAATAAGATTAAGAAATGCTACTGATATCACTACTTTAAGCTCTACTGTAGATGTTCCAGAAATGGTAATAACTGGTTATATAGCTGATGTTATTGGTGGTGATGGTAACTATGAGTATGTTCAATTTAAAGCGACAAAAAACATAGATTTTGCAGTAACTCCTTTCTCACTTGTTACAACAAATAATGCAGGAGCTTCAACTCCAGCAACCTATCCGGTTACAGGTTGGGCGCTTGGAGGTTTAAGAACTTTTAAATTTAACTTAACTTCGGGAACTGTTGCTAAAGGCGAATTCTTTTACGTAGGTGGTGCAGGTAAATTAATAAATGGCGCAAGTTCTACTAGTATGGCATCTTCTAAGTGGATAAGGTCATTTAACTATACCACAACAGATGGTGATGGATTTGGAACTAAAAATGGAGGTATCTTTGCGAATAGTGGTAATGCATCTGGAATGGCTGTGTTTAGGGGTACAAATGTTGTAGAGTCATCTCAACCAATTGATGTGATTTGGATTGCAACTGGTGGTTTGTTGTATCAAGCTGGTCCACCTGCTTATGGTTATCGTGTTGGTAATACCGATTTATATGATGCAATTGACCCTATCACATTAAAACCTCAACCTTTTTATAGACAAGGTACAAATACAATTAGTTTTATTTATACCACTGCAGATTTGGGCTACTTCAATCAATTAGGAGGTATTTTTGATACTACATTAGGTAAATGGGTTAAAGCAAGAACACAGAAATCTTTTACCTTAACTAAAACCTCTCCTTTAAGTGCAATTGAAAATGCTGAGTCAACTGAAATAAAATAATAAGTATAAATAATTTATATATAAGCCCAGAACGCTCATTTTTATAATGTAATGTTCTGGGTTTTTTTAAAATCATCCCATTAGGTAAGAAATTGTTTTTAACGGTTTCATTCTAAATTAAAATAGTTTCAAAAACTAAAAATGAATAGAAGATCATTTATAAAAGAAGGCAGCTTATTAGCCACTACATTATTTGTTAGTTTAAAATCTTATCCATTTTCGTTATTCGATGCAGATAATAAAATCTCTGGTAGTATAACTAGTAATGGAAAAGGAGTTGCAAATGTTGTTGTTTCTGATGGTTTTAATGTTGTTAAAACTGACAAAGACGGCAATTATATCATTGAAGTTAATACGCTAGCCAAATTTGTATGGTTAAGTACACCATCTGGTTATGAGTTTAAAACAGATAGTTATTTAGCTAAGCATTATCAAAATGCAAGTGCTAACGCTAAGTTAAATTTCGAGTTAAAAGCATTAAAACAAAATGATAATAAACATAATTTTATCATTTGGGCAGACCCACAAGTAAAAAACAAAAAAGATGTTCAGAAAATGATGTCTGAGTCTGTGCCTGATACAAAAAAGGTTATTAAATCTTTAGGTAACGCACTAGTTCATGGTGTTTGCGTGGGCGATATAGTTTGGGATAATCACGAATTATTTGTTGATTATAACAAAGCGGTAACTGAAATGGGCATTCCATTTTTTCAGGCACTAGGTAATCATGATATGGATTATCGCATGGGTGGCGATGAAACATCTGACAAAACTTTCCAAGAGCATTACGGACCAACTTATTATTCGTTTAATAGAGGTAAAGCTCATTATGTAGTTTTAGATGATGTCAGGTACCTGGGGATTGAACGTACCTACGATGGTTTCATTTCTCAAGCTCAATTAGATTGGTTGGCTAAAGATTTACAATTTGTTCCAAAAAATGCATTAGTTATCCTTTGTGCACACATTCCAATTCATAATGCTGTTAAAAATAATGAAGATTTATATAAAGTATTAAATGGCTTTACAAATGTTCATTTTATGTCTGGCCATACACACTATAACAAAAACACTATAAAAAATAATATATACGAGCATAATCACGGTACTGTATGCGGCGCTTGGTGGACTGGCCCTATATGTGAAGATGGTACGCCTTCAGGTTATGGTGTTTATGAAGTTAATGGAACTGACCTGAAATGGTATTATCAGCCTACTGGATTAGAAAGAACAAATCAGCTACGTATTTATGTGGATGAGTTAACAAATCAGAAAAGATTAATTGTCAATGTTTGGAATTGGGATCCGCAATGGAAAGTAGAATATTTCCTAGATGGAAAATCGTTGGGAGAGATGGAGATACATAAAGGATTTGACCCAATGTCGGTTACCTTATTTAAAGGCGATAAATTACCAATGGGAAGAACTTTTGCAGAACCAAAAATGACTGAACATTTATTCGTGGCACATTTTGAACCCTCTATTAAAAAAGTAAAAGTTGTTGCAACCGATAGATTCGGTGAAAAATTTATCGCAGAAGCATAATATTATGAAATTAAATATCTTATTCAGTTTTTTGACTGTAGCTTTAGTAAGTGGTTGTAGCCAATCAACCCATCAAAAAAATATGCAAAATGTGAGTTTCCCTTCTTTCAGTGCCGAAGCACATCGAGGTGGTAGAGGCTTAATGCCAGAAAATACAATCATCGCCATGCAAAATGCGATGACAATGGAGCGTATCACCACCTTAGAAATGGATACACATATTACTAAAGACAATAAAGTTGTGGTAACGCATGATGATTATTTAAGCCCAGGTTTTATGTTGACTCCTGAAGGAAAAGAAATTCCGAAAGAGGACGCTAAGAAGTATGCCATTTTTCAAATGAATTACGATTTGTTAAAAACCTTTGATATCGGCACAAAAGTAAATACAGGTTTTCCTCAACAAAAGAAGGTTAAAACCTTTATCCCTCTATTATCAGATTTAATTGATGTTGTTCAGGCTGATATCAAGACAAAAGGGAAAAAACAACTCTTCTATAATATTGAAACTAAATGTGACGTGGCTGGAGATAATGTCGTTAATCCAACACCAGAGATTTTCGTTAAATTATTGATGGATGTAATTGAAAGTAAAAAGATTACACCTTTTGTAGTTATCCAATCTTTCGACAAAAGAACCATTCAAATCATCAATCAAAAATATCCAGGTGTAAAAACATCCTTCCTGGTAAGTAATAAAAAAACATACGAGGAAAATATAGCTGATTTAGGTTACAAACCATTTATTTTAAGTCCTAATTACAGTATGGTAAATGCAGAATTGGTTAAAAAGGCTCACGCTGATGGAGTTAAAGTTGTGCCTTGGACTGCAAATGCAACTGAAGAAATTAATCGTTTAAAATCTTTAAAGGTTGATGGTATTATATCAGACTATCCAAATTTATTATAATGAATAAACTGTTTTCTTTATTTCTAATATTCGCGTCTTTAAATTTATTAGCACAAGAAGTTACAACCATAAAAATATCTGGTAAAGACACAGAGTTGATATTTAAAGTTGGTAACAACAAAAGAATTTATCAAAGTTATTTTGGTGTTAAACTGGCGGATGAAAGTTACTCAGACAAAAGATTTGAAGCATATCCCGCAGGAGGAATGGAATTTGAATTTGAGCCAGCCATACGTGCTGTTCATACAGATGGAAACCCTTCTTTAGAATTAAGGTATGTTAAACACAATGTTCAAACAAATGTTGATGGTTCTACTCAAACTGACATATTTTTAAAAGACCAAATTTATAATACTGAAGTTGTTTTACATTACTTGGCTTATTCAGCACAAAATGTTTTTAAAAATTGGGTAAGCATTAAAAATGCAGAGAAGAAAGAAATTATTTTAACTAATTATGCTTCTTCGATGTTGCACTTTAACGCAAACAAATATTTTCTAACTCAATTTCATGGCGATTGGGCAAAGGAAATGAACATGCAGGAGCAGCAATTAACAAGTGGAATAAAAATTATCGACAGTAAGTTAGGAACGAGAGCTAATAAATATCAAGCACCTCACTTTTTCTTAACCATTGGTGATGAACCTTCAACAGAAGATACCGGAGAATTAATTGCTGGTACCTTGGCTTGGACTGGAAATTTTAAATTTTCTTTCGAACTTGATAATAGAGATAATCTTCATATCGCAACTGGAATTAATAATTATGCTTCAGAGTATCATTTAAAACCAGCAGAAACTTTTACTACTCCAGCATTTATTTTTACTTATAGCAATAAGGGAAAAGGATTAGCAAGTAGAAATCTACATACTTGGGCTCGAAAATTTGCAGTTTTAGATGGTGAAAAAGGAAGATTCACCTTGTTAAACAATTGGGAAGCAACAGGATTTAAATTTGACCAGCAAAAGATAGTTAACTTGTTCGATGGAGCTAAAAGCTTAGGCGTTGATTTGTTCTTATTAGATGATGGATGGTTTGGAGAAAAATATCCTCGTGATAACGATAAAACGAGTTTAGGTGATTGGATGGTTGATAAAAAGAAATTGCCAGATGGCGTTTCTTATCTAGTAAAATCTGCAACTGAGAAGGGAATTAAATTTGGAATTTGGATTGAGCCTGAAATGGTTAGTCCGAAAAGTGAATTATATGAAAAACATCCAGATTGGGTATTAAAATTGCCAAACAGGGCAGAAAACTATCAACGTAATCAATTGGTTTTAGATTTAACGAATCCAAAAGTTCAAGATTATGTTTTTAAAATAGTAGATGATTTATTTACAGAAAATCCAAACTTGGCTTACATTAAGTGGGATTGCAATAGAACCATCACAAATGGATATTCAAGTTATTTGGGTTATAATCAATCTCATTTATATATAGACTACACAAAAGCACTTTATTCAGTTTTAGAAAAGATTAGAAAGAAATACCCTCATGTACCAATCATGCTTTGTTCTGGTGGTGGCGGTAGAGTAGATTATGGCGCAATGAAGTATTTCACAGAGTTTTGGCCAAGTGATAATACCGATGGATTAGAAAGGGTGTTTATCCAATGGGGATTTTCTTATTTCTTTCCTGCAAATACAATTGCTAATCATATTACTAGTTGGGGCAAGCAGTCTTTAAAATTCAGAACAGATGTAGCCATGATGGATAAATTAGGTTATGATATTGATGTAGCTGAATTTACAAAAGACGAGTTATTGTTTAGTCAACAAGCAGTTGCTAATTACAAGCGTTTTAGCCCTACTGTTTATCAAGGTAATTTATATCGATTGGTTTCTCCTTATGAGAATAATAGAGCAGTTTTGATGTATAGCGACGAAGCGAAAAACAATGCTGTTTTATTTGCTTACAATTTGAGTTCTAGATACAGGGAGTTTTTTAATCCAGTTAAATTGCAAGGTTTAGACCCATTAAAAAAGTATAAAATTAAAGAGATAAATTTAATGCCTAATGTTAAATCTGCATTGGCAAGCAATGATAAAATTTACACAGGCGAATATTTAATGAATGTTGGTATTGATGTAAGTAAAACCAACTCAGAGCCACTTACAAGCGTGGTTTTAGAAATAACTACAACTAACTAAATATATATAAATGGGACTTTTTCCACCACCGGCGGCGCATATACCTCGTTTGCCAGAAGATAAAATTAAATCTATCTATAGTAAAGAACGTATCAAAGTATTTATCGGAATTTTCTTTGGCTATGCTGCTTATTATTTTGTCCGTAAGAATTTTTCTTTTGCTATTCCAGAACTGCAAAAACTAGGTTTTAGTAAAGGCGAATTAGGTATAGCTGCGTCAGCACTTTCCATAGCATACGGTTTTAGTAAATTTTTAATGGGGAATATATCCGATAGGAGTAACGCTAGGTATTTCCTTTCTATCGGTTTAATATTATCTGCCTTTACCATGATTTTTATGGGGGTTATCCCATTTGCTACTTCATCAATTGCAATTATGTTTGTTTTGATGTTTATAAATGGTTGGTTCCAAGGAATGGGCTGGCCAGCTAGCGGTAGGGTAGTTGCACATTGGTATTCTATCAGAGAAAGAGGAACGGCAATGTCTGTTTGGAACTTAGCGCACAACATAGGAGGTTTTTTAGTAGGACCATTAACAGTGCTAGGTTTTGAGCTTTTTGCTGATTACCATGGTATGCTATATTTTCCTGGATTAGTAGCAATTCTATTTGCAATATTAGCTTTAGTGTTAATTAGAGATACACCACAATCAGTTGGTTTACCCCCAATTGAAGAATACAATAATGATTATCCTAAAAGTTATAATGCTGCAACGCAAGAAAAAGAGTTTTCAGCCAAAGAAATATTCTTAGAATATGTTTTAAACAATAGACTACTTTGGTTTATAGCTATTGCAAATGCATTTATATATTTAGTTAGAAACGGTATCATTAATTGGGCACCAACATTTTTGCAAGAGGTTAAGCATTATACAAAAGGTGAAGCTGCTTGGGCTTCTGGCGGTTACGAATTAGCTGCAATACCAGGAACTTTACTTTGTGGAATAATTAGTGATAAAGTATTTAATGGAAGAAGAGCGCCAGTAACAATCATTTATATGGCAATGACACTAGTTGCTGTATTGGTTTATTGGAAAAGTCCTGATTCAAATCATTTAGTTCAAAATGCCTCACTTTGGGCGATTGGCTTTTTTATT
The sequence above is drawn from the Pedobacter frigiditerrae genome and encodes:
- a CDS encoding SusD/RagB family nutrient-binding outer membrane lipoprotein, with the protein product MKKIIYKVMSVMVVGITLLSSCDKGFEEVNTDPINIRETTANKLLAPALVNSLAAGMLRNRNFNNELMQVTVSISDGDATVFRYEYRRSIADYLWNSWYVQLTNFKDMYKLAGEPDQANKSYQGISLICQAWLYSNLTDTYGDVPYLQSAQGKEGILEPAFDRQKDIYNDIYKKLEEANTLLTAGTAITTASDPVFAGNVARWRKLGNSLYLRLLLRTSGKSEVSAVNIAKIKQIVENPTTYPIMTSNAESGVLKWSGEIGTGAYVSPFVNNVRAQDFRAPAIGSFFIDHLRDWQDPRIDISASSGYPATGQINRFGIAQGSSGFVGVPSGYAVGAGVTVQSYFYATDNTVSSVAIGARSLQQSPLTGIIMNYAELQFILAEAALKGWITTGTAESYYNTGIASSINYWVPSFPASATDAKVISYINNADIDWNPALSVDGKMEQIHLQKYYALFLVDMQQWFEYRRTGHPVLPKGPGLRNGGVMPARMTYPVYVESANPTNYKAAVAAQGADEIFTNVWWQKP
- a CDS encoding glycerophosphodiester phosphodiesterase family protein is translated as MKLNILFSFLTVALVSGCSQSTHQKNMQNVSFPSFSAEAHRGGRGLMPENTIIAMQNAMTMERITTLEMDTHITKDNKVVVTHDDYLSPGFMLTPEGKEIPKEDAKKYAIFQMNYDLLKTFDIGTKVNTGFPQQKKVKTFIPLLSDLIDVVQADIKTKGKKQLFYNIETKCDVAGDNVVNPTPEIFVKLLMDVIESKKITPFVVIQSFDKRTIQIINQKYPGVKTSFLVSNKKTYEENIADLGYKPFILSPNYSMVNAELVKKAHADGVKVVPWTANATEEINRLKSLKVDGIISDYPNLL
- a CDS encoding SusC/RagA family TonB-linked outer membrane protein — its product is MNKTFTQHVVVPRHALRSESKVAEKHHKKLITNLIYGSAFCIKIFLFGILAQALILQTSFAQTANQNVLVKGVVYDDIDGQTIPGITIMDNSKKVLGVTNEKGAYSVSVPKGASISFSMIGYTTITRVISDTQNNLVIRMKENTSQLNEVVVTTALGIKRQQKSLGFATTTIDSTQLTNAVANNWTDALSGKVAGLNLVRSNGGPAGSTKIILRGENNLTGDNEALIVLDGVVISNSGGRRSANASDAVYGTGSDNMPADYGSTINDINPEDIESVTVLKGPGAAALYGQRGANGAVIITTKSGSSKRTKNSVNIKFTSNGSFEEVNRWPDLQYEYGQGLDGAAYYSYGASADGASTSGTSSAYGPRFDGQSFFQYDGTRQGVGLTRTPWVPFKNQIRDFFDTGYNITNSLSLDGKIGKTNGRISITNQDNTWIVPKSGMERTSVSLSTTTKATEDLTFTTKLTYNNRFSDNLPGNGYGNQSIMYWFIFWQPNADLNAIKNYWVNGQENRAIKYPYSSFPENPYAIVNEFINRTNRDNYTGNIAATYNFSKKLSLRVSASLDLTKEKRAQERPYDAGTRLPQGSYRTQDLLTYEASGDFLLRYNTTVGRDLKLTASVGGQQLRNKYTKRDLRADGLRIPNIYRLDNNLYPLISIPDTALYRFNSLLAIANLEYKDYLFLELSIRKDYNSALATPTRTDNVGFSYPAASLAFSASDYWKLPKAISSAKLRFSASQVGSGGTTPYRTAYNYQLAANGIYPDSALTNPGLLPNVNLKPLKTTTFEFGAEMSMLKGRLGFDVAYYLGHTNNQILTRIVDRSSGFNSAIVNAGQINNSGVEVAINGTPISAKKKGGFNWNSNITFATNKNKIISLPDSSIIIGTGPIAGGQIVAKVGGSMGDLYGRGYVRSPDGQVVYDATTGFAKITDDVIYLGNTTAKYKFGFQNTFSLGNVSLGLLFDAQLGGVAHSLLNYKMVEQGKLQVTVPGRYNGIVGNGVIRNADGSYRKNDVITFDIDEYYRSHMGADNAEGSTFKTDFIKWREATLNWKITNRWIKNTGLSSVTIGVYGRNLFIWSPWPMFDPEFGTLNGSDISKGFEIGQLPSTRTFGFNLSIGI
- the glpT gene encoding glycerol-3-phosphate transporter; protein product: MGLFPPPAAHIPRLPEDKIKSIYSKERIKVFIGIFFGYAAYYFVRKNFSFAIPELQKLGFSKGELGIAASALSIAYGFSKFLMGNISDRSNARYFLSIGLILSAFTMIFMGVIPFATSSIAIMFVLMFINGWFQGMGWPASGRVVAHWYSIRERGTAMSVWNLAHNIGGFLVGPLTVLGFELFADYHGMLYFPGLVAILFAILALVLIRDTPQSVGLPPIEEYNNDYPKSYNAATQEKEFSAKEIFLEYVLNNRLLWFIAIANAFIYLVRNGIINWAPTFLQEVKHYTKGEAAWASGGYELAAIPGTLLCGIISDKVFNGRRAPVTIIYMAMTLVAVLVYWKSPDSNHLVQNASLWAIGFFIYGPVMLIGVQAIDLVPKKAAGTAAGLTGLFGYFIGDLLANAALGRLVDKQGWDASFMVIAASCLVAIFFTSFTWNREKKNLANLTPLSH
- a CDS encoding DUF5689 domain-containing protein; the protein is MKKIILNSLILLSIALAWSGCKDDNYGNYPGGNVSSFIPMFDLRNLYKGSDVSLTNPVMFGSDSIRGIVVSDHTSGNLPSGLLIVQDRLRLGQLRGIAIPVGTEAAKYVSGDSVHVKIAGGLLKRVDGILQVLNISAGDVKKKGSNRPIAANRVPSSFILTDPGKYESTLVSIVKGTYNPPLAPTDVLSGDKTLNDGFENITLHTEASATFANVKPPFSGNYTGIVMLKSSTDGKLVPQIRLRNATDITTLSSTVDVPEMVITGYIADVIGGDGNYEYVQFKATKNIDFAVTPFSLVTTNNAGASTPATYPVTGWALGGLRTFKFNLTSGTVAKGEFFYVGGAGKLINGASSTSMASSKWIRSFNYTTTDGDGFGTKNGGIFANSGNASGMAVFRGTNVVESSQPIDVIWIATGGLLYQAGPPAYGYRVGNTDLYDAIDPITLKPQPFYRQGTNTISFIYTTADLGYFNQLGGIFDTTLGKWVKARTQKSFTLTKTSPLSAIENAESTEIK
- a CDS encoding alpha-galactosidase, with protein sequence MNKLFSLFLIFASLNLLAQEVTTIKISGKDTELIFKVGNNKRIYQSYFGVKLADESYSDKRFEAYPAGGMEFEFEPAIRAVHTDGNPSLELRYVKHNVQTNVDGSTQTDIFLKDQIYNTEVVLHYLAYSAQNVFKNWVSIKNAEKKEIILTNYASSMLHFNANKYFLTQFHGDWAKEMNMQEQQLTSGIKIIDSKLGTRANKYQAPHFFLTIGDEPSTEDTGELIAGTLAWTGNFKFSFELDNRDNLHIATGINNYASEYHLKPAETFTTPAFIFTYSNKGKGLASRNLHTWARKFAVLDGEKGRFTLLNNWEATGFKFDQQKIVNLFDGAKSLGVDLFLLDDGWFGEKYPRDNDKTSLGDWMVDKKKLPDGVSYLVKSATEKGIKFGIWIEPEMVSPKSELYEKHPDWVLKLPNRAENYQRNQLVLDLTNPKVQDYVFKIVDDLFTENPNLAYIKWDCNRTITNGYSSYLGYNQSHLYIDYTKALYSVLEKIRKKYPHVPIMLCSGGGGRVDYGAMKYFTEFWPSDNTDGLERVFIQWGFSYFFPANTIANHITSWGKQSLKFRTDVAMMDKLGYDIDVAEFTKDELLFSQQAVANYKRFSPTVYQGNLYRLVSPYENNRAVLMYSDEAKNNAVLFAYNLSSRYREFFNPVKLQGLDPLKKYKIKEINLMPNVKSALASNDKIYTGEYLMNVGIDVSKTNSEPLTSVVLEITTTN
- a CDS encoding calcineurin-like phosphoesterase family protein, translating into MNRRSFIKEGSLLATTLFVSLKSYPFSLFDADNKISGSITSNGKGVANVVVSDGFNVVKTDKDGNYIIEVNTLAKFVWLSTPSGYEFKTDSYLAKHYQNASANAKLNFELKALKQNDNKHNFIIWADPQVKNKKDVQKMMSESVPDTKKVIKSLGNALVHGVCVGDIVWDNHELFVDYNKAVTEMGIPFFQALGNHDMDYRMGGDETSDKTFQEHYGPTYYSFNRGKAHYVVLDDVRYLGIERTYDGFISQAQLDWLAKDLQFVPKNALVILCAHIPIHNAVKNNEDLYKVLNGFTNVHFMSGHTHYNKNTIKNNIYEHNHGTVCGAWWTGPICEDGTPSGYGVYEVNGTDLKWYYQPTGLERTNQLRIYVDELTNQKRLIVNVWNWDPQWKVEYFLDGKSLGEMEIHKGFDPMSVTLFKGDKLPMGRTFAEPKMTEHLFVAHFEPSIKKVKVVATDRFGEKFIAEA